In Desulfomonile tiedjei DSM 6799, a genomic segment contains:
- a CDS encoding tetratricopeptide repeat protein — protein sequence MSKFLLLLILAVIIPMQALAQEDAVDLYNRGVEELKQDRLDAAIDSFTRAVQLDPLDHLSYNNRGVAYKRKGLFDKAIADYSKALEVKPDYYFALANRGTARFKKGDLDGALKDLSDAAKQGKKESAIITTLGIVRKETGDLDQALKDLKQAVSLAKKNTRAYIALGELYELQKDYSKALDSYTKAVELGDLKEAGPQLKEKIGSLRKTYAMELHQEGLKNYREGNEKHAITIWSAALKIEPDFSPVLRDRGLTYHKIGKYKQAIDDFDTAISKEPSNAELYRVRADAFYRLKQPDRALADYTQALQLNSRDSIAYNNRGLVYHEQNDLNKALEDYSKAISTDPDNPVFFENRALVYLLKKQNQKALEDYREALRLTNEESRRTALQQKIDSTAQELETEKSPTVPSPQENSENRVVPSQL from the coding sequence ATGAGCAAGTTTCTGTTATTGTTGATATTGGCTGTCATTATCCCTATGCAGGCGCTCGCTCAAGAAGATGCAGTCGATCTGTACAATCGGGGGGTTGAAGAATTGAAACAGGATCGCCTGGACGCGGCAATCGACTCTTTCACTCGTGCCGTCCAACTGGACCCGCTGGATCATCTTTCGTACAACAATAGAGGAGTTGCATATAAGCGCAAAGGATTATTCGATAAAGCTATAGCTGACTACTCAAAAGCCTTGGAAGTAAAACCCGATTATTACTTCGCTCTTGCGAACCGCGGTACCGCGCGATTCAAGAAGGGCGACCTCGACGGGGCATTAAAGGATTTGTCCGACGCAGCAAAGCAGGGAAAGAAAGAGAGCGCCATTATCACGACGCTCGGAATTGTGCGGAAAGAAACGGGAGATCTGGATCAGGCTCTCAAGGATCTCAAACAGGCAGTTTCCCTGGCGAAGAAGAATACGCGAGCCTATATTGCTCTCGGGGAACTCTACGAGCTTCAAAAGGACTATTCCAAAGCTTTGGACTCATATACCAAGGCTGTAGAACTGGGAGATCTGAAGGAAGCCGGCCCCCAACTCAAGGAAAAGATCGGTTCCTTGCGAAAAACCTATGCGATGGAATTGCACCAGGAAGGGCTGAAGAATTATCGAGAAGGCAATGAGAAACACGCGATTACCATATGGAGCGCAGCCCTGAAAATCGAGCCGGACTTTTCCCCGGTTTTGCGAGATCGAGGTCTCACATATCACAAAATAGGAAAATATAAGCAAGCAATTGACGATTTTGATACAGCCATCAGTAAAGAGCCTTCCAATGCCGAGCTCTACCGGGTGAGAGCCGATGCGTTTTACCGCTTAAAGCAGCCGGATCGTGCGCTTGCGGATTATACTCAAGCTTTGCAGCTCAATTCCCGGGACTCGATTGCATATAACAACAGAGGTCTTGTGTATCATGAGCAGAACGATCTGAATAAAGCACTCGAGGATTACAGCAAGGCTATTTCAACCGATCCTGATAATCCCGTCTTTTTTGAGAACAGGGCTCTGGTGTATCTCTTGAAAAAACAGAATCAAAAAGCGCTTGAGGATTACCGGGAAGCCCTGAGACTCACGAATGAAGAAAGTCGGCGAACCGCTCTGCAACAGAAGATCGATAGCACGGCGCAAGAGCTGGAGACAGAAAAATCTCCAACTGTACCTTCACCTCAGGAAAACTCTGAAAATCGTGTTGTGCCGTCTCAACTTTGA
- the rph gene encoding ribonuclease PH, with the protein MRPDNRQFDELRPWNIQVGVLDYAEGSALVESGKTKVICAATIEDRVPSFLKDQNRGWVTAEYSMLPRSTLTRSPRERGGKIGGRTMEIQRLIGRSLRCVTDLDALGECTITVDCDVIQADGGTRVASITGAWVALHEALKRLAQEGRLDGDPMLDSVAAISVGIVQGTELLDLNYDEDSSAEVDMNIVMTGRGKLVEVQATAEGDPFSLTAMNRLIRLGQRGINAVRDLQKKAVQS; encoded by the coding sequence GTGCGACCGGATAACCGCCAATTTGACGAGTTGAGACCGTGGAACATACAAGTCGGCGTCCTGGATTATGCCGAAGGGTCCGCCCTGGTCGAAAGCGGAAAGACCAAAGTGATCTGTGCAGCCACCATAGAAGACAGGGTGCCTTCTTTCTTGAAGGATCAGAACAGAGGTTGGGTCACCGCGGAATATTCCATGCTGCCAAGATCGACTCTCACCCGATCTCCAAGGGAGAGAGGAGGGAAGATCGGGGGCCGTACCATGGAGATTCAACGTCTGATCGGCAGATCCCTCCGTTGCGTAACGGATCTGGATGCTCTGGGAGAATGCACCATCACCGTAGATTGCGACGTCATCCAGGCTGACGGTGGTACTCGCGTGGCTTCCATAACCGGTGCTTGGGTTGCTCTTCATGAGGCGTTGAAGCGTCTGGCTCAAGAAGGCAGATTGGACGGAGACCCCATGCTTGACTCGGTTGCAGCGATAAGCGTAGGCATCGTGCAAGGTACGGAACTGCTGGATCTCAACTATGACGAAGACTCCAGTGCCGAAGTCGATATGAATATTGTTATGACAGGCCGCGGCAAGCTCGTGGAAGTACAGGCCACAGCGGAAGGAGACCCGTTTTCCCTTACTGCAATGAACCGGCTGATCCGCCTGGGACAAAGAGGAATTAACGCTGTTCGTGATCTCCAGAAAAAAGCGGTTCAAAGTTGA
- a CDS encoding response regulator — protein MPHREILKGKRILAVDDEPDVLELVREALIESEVTTARSFETAKQLINSKQFDLVILDIMGVDGFALLQECTDHNLPAAMLTAHAVTVQSINKAMKLGAVSFIPKDELVRLPELVAEILEDVAAGRSHWQRLFHRLGPFFKERLGLTWEDLEKPSSPPYKY, from the coding sequence GTGCCCCATCGAGAAATCCTTAAAGGTAAGCGTATCCTTGCCGTTGACGATGAGCCCGATGTACTTGAGTTGGTTCGGGAAGCACTCATTGAAAGCGAAGTGACTACGGCCAGGAGCTTTGAGACCGCTAAGCAGCTCATCAACTCCAAACAATTCGACCTCGTCATACTTGACATCATGGGTGTTGACGGTTTCGCTTTACTCCAGGAATGCACCGACCACAATTTGCCGGCAGCTATGCTCACGGCCCATGCCGTAACCGTTCAGAGTATCAATAAGGCGATGAAATTGGGTGCTGTCTCTTTTATCCCCAAAGATGAACTTGTAAGATTACCTGAACTTGTGGCAGAAATACTGGAGGATGTGGCAGCCGGGAGAAGTCATTGGCAACGTCTATTTCACAGGTTGGGCCCTTTTTTCAAGGAACGGCTGGGACTCACATGGGAGGACCTGGAAAAGCCGTCCTCTCCCCCGTATAAATATTGA
- a CDS encoding TRAP transporter substrate-binding protein translates to MRKRFLTVILGLAMLMVISTVGYAKTVELTYSIFFPATHGHTLLATEWAKEIEKRTNGAVKINMFPGATLTPPDQCYDGVVKGISDIGMSVLSYTKGRFPLSEVIDLPLGYTKGIQVTRLCNAYYDKFKPKEFDDVKIMYLHGHGPGIFHTKKPVEKMEDLKGMKIRCSGTSAKVVAALGATPVAMPQNECYDALQKGVADGVVSPIETLKGWKFAEVIKSTTQNFGSAYTLGFFVAMNKKKWDSLPKDVQQTIEQVNKEWIDKTGNGWDEFDKIGTEFTLSKGNKVIPLSKEEDAKWAKTVSPVLDEYVAAMKAKGLPGDEALSFCREWLKNNP, encoded by the coding sequence ATGCGTAAAAGGTTCTTGACCGTAATCCTGGGACTCGCGATGCTCATGGTCATTTCGACTGTGGGCTATGCCAAAACTGTGGAACTTACGTACTCTATTTTCTTCCCGGCTACTCACGGTCATACGCTTCTTGCCACTGAGTGGGCAAAAGAAATTGAGAAGAGGACTAATGGTGCAGTTAAGATCAACATGTTCCCCGGTGCAACCTTGACCCCCCCGGATCAATGTTACGATGGTGTTGTGAAAGGTATTTCCGATATCGGAATGTCCGTTCTCAGCTATACCAAAGGAAGATTCCCGCTCAGCGAAGTTATAGATCTTCCTCTCGGGTACACCAAAGGGATCCAGGTCACCAGGCTGTGCAACGCGTATTACGACAAGTTTAAGCCGAAAGAATTCGATGACGTGAAGATCATGTACCTTCACGGCCACGGTCCTGGCATTTTTCACACGAAGAAGCCCGTTGAGAAAATGGAAGATCTCAAGGGAATGAAGATCAGGTGCTCGGGAACCAGCGCCAAGGTGGTCGCCGCTCTTGGAGCCACGCCGGTGGCGATGCCTCAGAATGAGTGCTATGACGCTCTGCAGAAAGGTGTTGCAGACGGCGTGGTTTCACCCATTGAGACGCTCAAGGGATGGAAGTTCGCGGAAGTGATCAAGTCTACCACACAGAATTTCGGTTCCGCGTACACTCTCGGATTCTTTGTAGCCATGAACAAGAAGAAATGGGATTCTCTGCCCAAAGACGTTCAGCAGACAATCGAACAGGTAAATAAGGAATGGATCGATAAGACCGGAAACGGGTGGGACGAGTTCGACAAAATTGGCACGGAATTCACCTTGTCCAAAGGGAATAAAGTAATTCCTCTCTCAAAAGAGGAAGACGCAAAATGGGCCAAGACGGTTAGCCCCGTATTGGATGAATATGTTGCAGCCATGAAAGCCAAGGGTCTCCCCGGGGATGAAGCGCTGAGTTTCTGCCGAGAATGGCTCAAAAACAATCCATGA